The Lytechinus variegatus isolate NC3 chromosome 1, Lvar_3.0, whole genome shotgun sequence nucleotide sequence TAAATTGTCTCTCTATGTGTGGAAGGtttgttttaattttacatTGGGCTAATATAAAATCTTAAAGGTTTGTTGACCTTATTCTcggatttttctgttttcacacaagctaactTGATCCAAGGGTTTCGTTCTCATTTTAAGAAGTGACTACACAGTAATTATACTTGGGATTTATTATTACCTTGCTACTGCGGCATTTTGCACTTATACACTTGAATTTGCATTGATTACTTGGTTCTATTGTTATTCAGTACAGATTTATTTATATGCACATACAatttataacatatttttatatattatattaccgTACCCTACTATGTCATCTCATAATGTGATAGGAGGTATTGAATAAAATTGCCTCTAACTGAAAACAGCTTagcttatgatttttttatttcttttatgtcATGGTATTCATACGATATATAGGAcccattcatatttttttttttggatgagAGGAAGGTGTAAAGAGAGATAGAatgagaacaggaaaaaaaacgaGATGAATAGAGGTGCAAACTTGTGATTAGAAATTCCAGATATGCATTAATTTGATATGTTACAGTCATTGTGTTGTAATGGGTGCAAAACTTGTTTCTCTCTGAGTGAAATTAAGTGACTGGTTGCTGATTTATTGAGCATGTCTTGTGTTTTACTTACTTTAAAGCGCATCTGCATATGCAGCTCCCAAATTATGGAACATACTTTCATGCCCTATAAGGGAATCAGCCATAGTAAAACACATCTTTAAGACTTATCTTTTCAGTAATACCTATACTATGTATCATTTATTAATAATATACTATTATAATAGCTGCGCAATATAAATTCTCTATTATTGTTAGgattattcatcattatcatttttggtaatttatattatcatcactttgttattattacttttatcataataattattattaatattatcagtagtagtagtagtagtagtagtaatccTCTATCAagtccatattttatcttaaatTATTTGCTCTAACAAAAAGCACCAAGTAATGTCAAGTGCTACTaagaataattattatcattattattattatcaataccaTCATTATGTAAATGTGAACATTACTCTCCTTTTGCATACTTATaattttcctttgaaataatttaaattttaTTGCTTATGGTTTCTTCATGTCAGCAGATGAAAATGAATCTAACTTTGAATCAATCAATATGCTTTATAGCACAATATCAATTTGCAAGCATTGCACTCTGCGAATGTCCAGAATAGCATATAAATATGATGCTCTCAAATACTTCTCTTGTTTCAAAACACTGTTTTTTGTAAGAAGGGAAAATACTTGCTTCTCATAATGTATAAGATTGACACAAAATAAACAAGTTGTCCATCACAATCAATGAAGTTTAAGAAAGAATCTTTAATAGTtcatattttgatcaaatattgATACATCTCGATCACAAGCTCACATCAAAATCACATGCACGTTGCTTTCTAGCACAATATCAATTTGCAAGCATTGCACTCTGCGAATgtccaaaatatataaatatgatgCACTACAGTTACAGGTTGCTTAAGTCCTTGAAGTTTATATTTGTTAACTATATATCATTCTTTGTTGATctagggaaaaaaatatttgtaaaaagtcTTAAAATCTATAGTTGTTCATGGAATGAATATCTTATTTGAAGATTATCTCACATCAATAATATTACAATTAAATTTATGTAAAACATGTAAGTGATAAAAACCAATAcagaattatttttaaattgataACAATAACTTGACACCTTACAATctttatcaatgaaaagaaatatttattctttcactgaaatattgtagaatttaTTGTTATAAGGAATTCAGAGTTTTGTTTAGTTTATTTCCTGGATTGCTAcaggttttttgttttttttgtatgataGAGTGGTGACAGTCATCATCAGGCATTCATTCTTAAAAAGTTTTCATTGTATATCtacaataattcataaaaatgttCACTCTTGCTTTTAacatcaaaatttgttaatgtatAGGCTGAAAgtcctttttttaattgcacACCAATCATTAATTAGTAGTCTTTCGATTGCAATTAAAAGACTCGTACTAtacataatcatttttttttcacaatgatTTGCAATTTATTCACTACATTGAAAGACCTAAGATGAGTTGACAATAGACAAAAAAATACACCTAATTTTTAAAATGGATTGATTAAATTAGTTTCACACACACAATAAAATACCGTCTCATTTATGCAGCCTCTATTTTCATAGTAGTAGGTATGCGTCAGCAAGACTAGATTCAAATTAAACAATATCTAAGGCACATAATACAGAAACATTTTGTTATAGACTTTAATGGAATATACCTGCTATCACTGTTCTTTTTATAAGTATTCTAGCTCAAACTCCGTCTTCTCACCCCGCTACATTTAaaatttgtataatatattatcaatgaaagaaattacATTTTCGATCTACAATAAAAGATTGAGACAGTTAAATAAGATCCAAATGTTActaatgaaaatgtatttaaatgaaaatacgattttcattctttttcatttcataatttcatttgtcGTAAAAATCTCCTTCAGCTTCAAGTGAAGGCCTACATTCTTTACAAATTCTAATGAATGTATTATAACTCTGCTTTTCCTCagtcaaaaatatatatttttttttttattaattttaagttGCTCCTCCTTTACTACCTTGTAAGTGTACATAAATGAAACTGAATGTATATATTGTAATATTTAGGACTCCTTGAAAATGGACCACCAATCTTGTTTGGTTTTTCTCATGCCAATGATCATTTACTCATCCCGAAGTATTTATCTTTTCatgtttataattatattagaCATGAATTCTTACAATTGCCCATATAACTAAAATCATTACAATTTGCAACAATATTCCTTCAAGAGGAAATAGAAGGATATGAATTGGTTTCATAAAACTGATAATGGGGTGTTTGGGAAATGAAGATTGCAGTGATCAAAGACGCATGCGTGCATGCACACTGGGTCCCCAGGAAACGTTTCATGGAAGGACTTGTTGGATATCGTATCCTACTTAGTATGTtttctctgacagttaccataggaactgtgctcctcagccaatcaaaattatggAAAGTTGTCAAATATGGCATCTTTCCTAGTTGACAGCGGAAAATagtaaatgttgatgaaacgctcacTCGGCCTTTGATCAGTCTTCGTTACCCAAACTGTTAACACACAACTAATGAGGGGAACCGCTCATGTGAATTTACAGGGGCCCGGTCCAGGACGACCGCCAACTAAATCTCGGTATAGGTTTTGCAGTTACTGGCCTGTTCGGTGACAGACCGGATAGGCGGAGATCCTCGGCGTCTTGTGATTCCTTTGTCGGTTCGGGTTGTTTCTTGAGCTTCCGAACAATTGATTGCACAGCATCACGATCTGAAATCACAATTGGAAGACTTGTCGAAATAAAATAGGTCAATTATTGCTGGAATTGTTCAACAAAATTGATAGAACATTAGATTTTTTAAttagtgataaaaaacattttctttactTTAAATAACATGAAAGCATATCATAGTTTTTACtgtattaatgataatgataataaaaaaaaaataagtgatggaaataaaaataagtaatcataggaaaaaaaaaatagcagtgGCTACCTGTACTTATACGGCGCTCAGTTCCACATTATTTCCTTGCTTATGACATTATGGTGCTTCACGGAAGCCAATATTGAAATACAATGTAGAATAGAAGTAGACAAGAAATTCTAAACATATTGCACTATTAAATCGGTATtcatattgttattgttttgttctgtttgttttAACTTTTCTCTGAAAATAAATTACTTTTGAACTGGATTAATTGATGGAAGCATGACTAACGGGGTACAAGTTTACTTACCCTTTTCATCAGCAAGTCGTAGGAACTCGTCAAGTTTTCCTTTAGCTAATGCTTTACTGAGTTGTTCTGTTCCGGGTTTGAATGGTTTATTGTAGAAATGATCGTAGCTTGTTGCTTTACGGAGATGCATCTCATGACGAGTGGTATTCGGAACTGATGGAGATAACAAACataattgatattattattatattgattaATATACTTATGATCATCATAACGGCAATTAAAAGAAAACTGTGATCTTGGCACAACAAATTGAACCCTACCCCTATTTTTCTTGTATACTAGTATCACTCATCATCATGGTTTTATTTTCTCACATAATAATTTTCCTAAGATactaattattttatttataatcatACTTATTAATGAACGTTAGTTGTGAacttgacaaaataaaaatattttttatgtacaatTGGATCACTCCCCTTTTTCTtgtataaataatgataaataatgattGTCATACATTAATTTATTCTCACATAATTTGTAtgataataaattgatttttaatgactaTATACCGAAAACAATCCTTAGTAACAATTGTGATCTTGGtagaataaatattttgtaaaaattaggGGAGTATGACCCCTATTCAATCTTTTTAATATAACATTTTGTTTGTTACTATATAGAAACCTTTTCACTCCTGTAAACATTTTTAGATCCAAAATTTGTGCACTCATATAAGAGCTTTttacatatgatttttttttctttaaaaaaggatGAACATGgacatgattattatttttacctATTCCTGTTGATGGTCTATTGATATTTCTATTGCAGCCAAATCGGGAGGTATTATTAGTTAGATCTTTATGCTGCTTCGGTGCCTGGTATATTGCTCTGGTGGTAGATTCATGACTATAAGGGACTTTCTCTCTCCAGTCGACATAGTCCTCCATAGCAGTTCGCACCTGATAACCTGAATAACATAATGATTATGTTAatgtttatttaatttccaGGAACACataacataataacataacaaattCTCATATGAAACTTAACAATATACATAATAACATAAACAACAACCAATGCCTGGGGATTAcctaaaagaaataataatttctgtaTAAAGGCTCTCCTCATTGGTTGTTGTCATAAAATTCATACAAACACAATGGTCAGCATGTACGCGAAAAGAGtgtaataaaaagaaaggaaaatataaaaggaCAAGCCTAAGGCATTCGCCTGGAGACCATTATAGATTATAACTGAAATCTTCAATATGCATTAATAATTGGGggcatatcaaacaaaatattacgTAAAGCATTTAAAAATGGCCAAACAGAAACATCAAGACATGATTATAGtcatttattattcatgatcatgataataattattgttattattcaattaattataGTTCAAGGTCATTCATTTCCCCTCAAGAGATTAACAGATCAAAAATACACAGAGTTAAAAACGATCATtttgttacaatgtacataaatgaattaaagacacattaaacaaaatcaaagaaatattaagtgAAGTTTTTTCGAAGGAGGccaactataaaaaaaaaacagggtaGAAAGATaatcattaaatgaaaatatcaaatagtttCGATTTTCATATAACAACTAAGAATGGGAGCATGACATCACCCACCTACTACTAGTTTGTATATTCATGACGGCATGCATGTATGCATTTTTTCACCAAACTTTTCCAAACTTTAAAACTCAACAACCTCATTAGTTTTCATTGGATTTTGAAGAAAGTATCGTTTTGGTCGTTTTATATTAATTGTACTCGAATTATTTAGAAATTATTTTCAGCATGGAGTGCCCCTTTTAAGAAAACTGCAGTATAATACTGATAAAAGAAAATGCGTCTTACCCTGAGGTATACCAAGATAATCTGTCTGATAAGTAGAGAGGCACTTATCTCTCATTATCTCTTCCATCATCTGATCTGTCAGGGGATGGGGATAAAGCTGCTCATGGTCGCTGAGGGCGTCCTTTGGCAACTTCCAAACCATGAAAGACTGTAAATATAACATTCAAAGATGCATGCACAATAATAATGCTTAATATAGGCCGCTATTGAAAGCATGCAGCGGCACAAAAATTCACTCTAAACAAGAACATAAACACACTTATACGAATACctaatttttttcccttcaaaCCCGAACCcggcccctccccccaaaaaaaaaaaaaatcatcctctGGCTCCCTCTTAAAAGATGAATtcaatatatttgtttaaataaattaACTGTGTTTTGGTTACCCAAGGGGGAATTCAATCCTGACAATTAAGTACATTAATGGAAAAGATGCATGTCAATTCCACTCATATTTTAGTTTAAAACCGAATTACCTATTTGAATCTCcataatattttaatcattcattcatcaattctttcattcacttatttattttattatttcaatacaGGATGAAAAAATAAGATCGGTGCTGCAGCAGCTGTTTGACATCATGGTTCTGATATgggcatataaaaaaaacattaaaatgtgtaatatgacaatataaatacaaattgtACAGCCATGACTATACATACAAGTGTACTATCATATTTATTCCTCAGTCAATTTCTTTATAACTGCCACTATTCTGTTAGAATACCCATGATTTAATATTTCTTCTTATTCCTTGGTTGGAATAGCTTTGAAAAACTATTCGAATattctatatataaaaaaaaaaaaaatcacgctgCGAGCAGGGTTCGAACCTGCGCGGGAAGATCCCATTGGATTTCAAGTCCAACGCCTTAACCACTCGGCCATCACAGCTCCCGCCGCCATGTTTGGTGCTCGCATTGTATAGATCCGCCACTTCGCTGAGTCAATAGAAGCGAGTGGGACGGTACACAATGCAATGCAATGCAACGCATTGATGGTGCAGCGTGATCCCACTGACCTCTACATACACTGCATAGAGTGCAATTCAACGAGGTCTTGCGTTCCACGCACAGTAACACTACTTGTGTTAGTCTATACCTTCAGGCACCAATCAAGGAGTTTGAAATTTGACAATTGAGACTCCACCCCGGGACTCCAccctttgtttgtttgtttgttaatCAATATACAATGAAATTATTACATCACGAAATAAATGGCTAAggagaataatgataattgcaTGTACTGTACGGTGTACGGTACTGCGCTTAAGCATTTAAGCatttaagaaaagaaataaatgctACTGGGTAAAAGAGAAAAGGTGCATATGGGTCATTTCAGACTATAGCCTATACTTCTCGGCCGCGGACTACTTCTGACTTTCTTAAGTGCCCCCAACCAAACAGAGCAGTGCCCCCAACAGAATTTCGGTGTACACTTTTTGGTCATTGTTTCTGTTTTACTTTCGAAATATTGTACATAACTAGAATATAGAGGCCAATCTTGCATGACCAAAATATACATAAGAGTCTAAGCATGCAGACTAAAAAGTTCCTAAAGTTTTTATTCTTTCAAAGATTTGTATTGTAAGCTCTGTGGCATCACCCGCGCCGCCTGCCTTGAGTTTAGTCTTCATGGTGAGGCATTTTTGCATAATTTCGACATTCCAAATGATATCATCTTTTATGGATGGATTTAAATAGTTATATActatatgaataaatgattctaattcagaaatattttttttttaaaatatgaaaaatcagTTTAGGCCCTTTCTGATATTTTTGTGGatatttataggcctatacctgACCGTGATGAAAGTTATCCTCTCACCAATCAGTGAACACATATAAGGCAGTTTCagtcgagttgatttttttaatctaaagtgctttttcacaaaagaaaaatccGAAGATAATTGTTTAAAACGGAATCCAGTTCTGTGTGTAATATCGGAAAGAATACTTAATAGTAAAATTGGTATGATGCTTCAATGCTCCCCTTTTTTATGAAGGGtataatgatatatattcatCGCTTGCCAGCAAATATTTTGCTTCAGAAAAAGTTATCGGGTtttgaaaatagcagctttGGGGTTAAAAAACCTAAACCTTATTTGGTTTACCCGTTTTCCTTTTTCCCCAATAATTcccatacccccccccttctatcCATTTTGGGGCTGTAAAATTGACAACATTGATAGTACAACATgtctttataaaacattatcGTCAAAACTATTGAGAAGATGCAATTTTAATCAGCTCTTTTTGTGCATTGGGGCAAatgattttttcttctcttaACCAGCATCACAAAAGCATATTAATTCATATTACCAATTTGAAATCCCCATGTAAAGTGATtacacattttcaaaaagtaataattctcATAACTTTGTCCgcttttgttcaaaattttaacgACTTaattctttgttgttgtttttttcaaaacaacGTTTGTGTTTGGGTTATAGATTTACATTTAAAGGACATAATGAACCCACAGCCCTATAATAGCGCCACCTTGAAGACCTCAACACGTCTGGTCAGGTTCATTGCCCATAATACAATATTCTGGGAATTGGTCTTGTAATACAGGCCAACTTGATTTGTAACTCATTGATTCACCACATTCAAAacgcaataattatgttaccaaacAGCAAAACGAGTacttctctaaaaaaaaaaaaaaaaaaaaaaaaaaaaaacattcagtGTCTCTACACGATTAGAATTATAGGCTAACATGAGAATATTATAGcctataattttgaaaaatcgtTTTACCaaaatgtaaaatgtttttCAAATACTTATATCTTATACTAATACGTTTTACTAATAAAAAGAGTATAATTCACACGCAGTCAATCAGACAAcacacactgttagaaaatttatccttaaaggggaatccaaccaaaataaaaacttgtttttataagaaaaagaaaaatcagacaagttgataggtgaacgtttgaacaatattggacaaacaacaagaaagttatgaatttttaaaagttgtaaatattggtgatcactttacccatggagacttcaaattggccgcatatgtgatgtcatagtgatgtaaggcaaggactactcttccatggactccaatacatattatggctaaaatgtcatttttcccaaaagttttatttcaaattatatttttctttcatgaggacataaaacaatatactacctgggttatatttagattactgccccgggggaatgggtacttaggagaaaaccacaaatccctgataataaagtacatggcctatgggaaagttgtccttgccccttgtcacaATTTtattacccagttgccaatttggaatctacatagtattagtgatttcaattttaaagtagctataactttcttactgcttggccgatttctttcaaactttcaccattctgtttaatttatttttctccttcccaacacaactgtttaaggccaaggctggattcccctttaaactaaaagaagttcctgcagcagagtctcgagaacacctgtaatcttaccagattgcgtaatcttacaggaaattggtatttggtgtgtgtaatcttacaaatttccttaaataaaacactcttttcccctttttctaacagacctgttctgttaaattgcagaaaaattcctgtttcatgaatttaaagaatgattctggtattgctttctgcaaaatcttcttttatttttctgtaaaatcaggttttttttaacagtgcagaGTGTATGTAAGTGAATAAAGCcagtttaaaaacaaaaaaatacagtttttaaAATTATCTTACCTCGAAAGGGTGTGGGTTATTCTTCCTTGCTCCAGATGACGATCCCGTCCTGAGGTATGGTTCTGCTTTATTGTACCCCTTGGCGTTGTGGACATCATTGTAATGGGTCATTCCTAGTGGTCCTCGGGGGTCAAACGATGTCCGGTAGGCGGTGTCTGTCGTGCCCGGTCTAccacaaaataatgacaatataaattatgatcatgataatagGCGCATTgttcatatcattattatccctGCTTTGGTTCGAGCTGCCTTCCAGCGCTCAttgcattcaaggaatcaatcATCTCACCTGTGTTGAGTGCCACACAATGTGGGTGAAAGAAGcacgtcatggctgggattcgaactcatgtccttctgattgaaagacgagaatcgtaaccactagaccacgacgccccgaccataatttttatttacaaacCTGTCTACTCGACCTACCTTAAAGTACTCCATCCCAATAAAAAAGtttcttataataaaaagaaaaaaatcagcaactgcaaagctgaaaatttctttgaaatctgatgtaacataaaaaaaaagttacgaGATTTTAAAATTTAACTTTTTTCTTCATGTGCGCTTTACAGTGATAATAGGAGACTCAATGATATCACCCATTCATTATTTCCTTGTGTGTTTttcaaattatacaatatttcattttttgcagatttgacaggCATATTCAGGATATAGGAGTTAGGAAGACTCTTTACTAATCACACCAATGGTGATATACATGTTCATGACATACGAGAGAAATCAAACATTGTTCCAAAATTTATAttgaggaaaaatattttttttcatatttcctttaatgaaataaaccaaAGACATAGAGACTGGGTGGCGTAATCGGTTCctttatttgcataccgattaTAGGACGTACATTATCATAACTGTTACTGaaaataagcaattttttttaatgtcatacaACTTTTGAATTTCACATCCGGTATTGTTGAAAATTTTCGGCGTTATGCTTCTTTGATGATTTCCTTTCTACTCGAATCAACTTTTGTTAGGTTGGAACTTGAATACTCGACCACACTTCAAGAGAAAcaatgcaaatacatgtaagtttgaTTGTTTAATTGTGCCGGctatttgcattttttgttaTCGTTGAAGGATtgtttgtcattaaaaaaaaacacacaagatCTCTGACAAATTAAGATAGCACATGGTTAGAATCCCAAGTGaccactggggggggggcaaagcaagcccgtgcccccccccttgagagacacaattataatttttaatgtaaaaatgccgttaaaacagaattgtccccccccccttggaaaatcctggatccgcccctgctagTGACGACCTTGTTTTACCTCTGGCCCCCGTCAGTGCTTTGTAAATTATGTAGATTATAATACACCGTTCTGTAATAAGATTGATAGCGTGTTGTCGATATATGGTATAGTCAATAATGGATTAAGGAAAATACCAAATGATTTGCTAAATGATCTGACGAGGACAgtgaaaagtgaaattattctgTCGTAGATGGATATGACATTAAtactaaattttatgaaattccgagagagaaaaaaattatagcgtcaataatatgtaaaaataataatagtgaaaaatacaaaatgataacCATAAAGAGAATGCAATCATGCTATCCTTAAGGTTACTAGATATTTCACTCTctttatttgaaaagaaatcgTTTCAATGCCTTACTTGAAAGCAGTGCCGTAATGCGCCCAAAAATTTGAGGGGGCTCGTCATGACGTATCACgtaaaatttattacaaaagttgcaagcaagcga carries:
- the LOC121413720 gene encoding testis-expressed protein 26-like: MANDLSRSFNGSWQPTATRPDSVTPTREYVTEINEQMPNSDFVSDLAQFYPHASDSDKQRCLELLASMTITDRMTHRVARETEKKKILQRPKTAIGSYGRPGTPGARVKKTMTSYRRDYPAKPFTHHPNARPGTTDTAYRTSFDPRGPLGMTHYNDVHNAKGYNKAEPYLRTGSSSGARKNNPHPFESFMVWKLPKDALSDHEQLYPHPLTDQMMEEIMRDKCLSTYQTDYLGIPQGYQVRTAMEDYVDWREKVPYSHESTTRAIYQAPKQHKDLTNNTSRFGCNRNINRPSTGIVPNTTRHEMHLRKATSYDHFYNKPFKPGTEQLSKALAKGKLDEFLRLADEKDRDAVQSIVRKLKKQPEPTKESQDAEDLRLSGLSPNRPVTAKPIPRFSWRSSWTGPL